A genomic segment from Aquila chrysaetos chrysaetos chromosome 11, bAquChr1.4, whole genome shotgun sequence encodes:
- the LOC115348247 gene encoding uncharacterized protein LOC115348247, with protein MQPLVDPETPPLPPCPCRCPSRCPSRCRYRYRSRCRRLLVPVLAALGAAALGAAVAATVTVVLGVSPGGTPPQAATAAHVLLSAGSLVVPPGLGWRYEEGINGVFLSSDVQMTDGKLQVTAGGLYLFYGQFAVTCTAPTCPPGTITLQLQRDVPRDVPRDVPRPSLLTVPLELPGNTGSCLARSGLAQAIGQLQRGDVLHLELKRNISGDGWQLAQKERESNFVGLLRIAGG; from the exons ATGCAGCCGCTCGTCGACCCCGAGACCCCCCCGCTGCCTCCCTGCCCGTGCCGGTGTCCGTCCCGGTGTCCGTCCCGGTGCCGGTACCGGTACCGGAGCCGGTGTCGTCGCCTCCTCGTCCCGGTTCTCGCCGCTCTCGGAGCCGCCGCTCTCGGAGCCGCCGTCGCCGCGACGGTCACCGTCGTCCTGGGGGTGAGCCCCGGGGGGACCCCGCCGCAG GCTGCTACGGCCGCCCACGTGCTGCTGAGTGCTG GCTCCTTGGTGGTGCCACCAGGACTTGGTTGGCGCTATGAGGAAGGCATCAACGGCGTCTTCCTCAGCAGTGACGTACAGATGACAGACGGGAAGCTGCAGGTGACAGCGGGTGGCCTCTACCTCTTCTACGGCCAATTTGCCGTCACCTGCACGGCACCTACCTGTCCCCCCGGCACCATCACCCTCCAGCTCCAGCGTGATGTTCCACGTGATGTTCCACGTGATGTTCCACGGCCCTCATTGCTCACCGTGCCGTTGGAGCTACCCGGCAACACGGGATCCTGTCTGGCACGTTCTGGTTTGGCCCAAGCCATCGGGCAGCTCCAACGTGGGGATGTCCTCCACCTGGAGCTGAAGAGGAATATATCTGGGGACGGGTGGCAGCTGGCACAGAAAGAGCGGGAAAGCAATTTTGTAGGGCTGCTGCGTATCGCCGGGGGGTGA
- the LOC115347943 gene encoding tumor necrosis factor ligand superfamily member 14-like: GPPFPPGPIKRVQVPRTAGDTAGDTPGVAHGGRRLRPGGALATVTPPPGHPRVLPPAPSRRGGGGESGGGAWGRWVLGTLVALALVAVAVQGWVLAGVRGELQRVTARLQASGDRPLSEKVQQDRPPTKKPAAHLIAGADVSSQPNGSLRWEPGKSWAFIRGLGYRGGSLVCRQPGLYFVYAKVQLGAPGCPTRAATLHGIHKRTPRYPGVLDLLVNKVVYCPQAHGVPWARHSFLGGLVRLETGDEVFTRVQAPELVRAVDGTRSYFGMFMV; encoded by the exons GGGCCCCCGTTTCCTCCGGGGCCCATAAAGCGGGTGCAGGTCCCCAGGACGGCGGGTGACACGGCGGGTGACACGCCGGGGGTGGCCCATGGGGGACGGCGTCTTCGCCCTGGCGGGGCCCTGGCCACCgttaccccccccccagggcaccCACGGGTGCTGCCACCCGCCCCGTCCCGgcgtggcggcggcggcgagtccggggggggggcttggggacGCTGGGTGTTGGGGACACTGGTGGCCCTGGCGCTGGTGGCGGTGGcggtgcagggctgggtgctggcgGGGGTCCGGGGGGAGCTGCAGAGGGTGACAGCGCGGCTGCAG GCGAGTGGGGACCGGCCGCTGTCGGAGAAGGTGCAGCAAG ATCGCCCCCCAACTAAGAAGCCAGCAGCTCATCTGATag CCGGCGCCGACGTCTCATCCCAACCCAACGGGTCCCTTCGGTGGGAACCCGGCAAATCGTGGGCCTTCATCCGAGGTCTGGGCTACCGCGGCGGCTCCCTCGTTTGCCGTCAGCCCGGTCTCTACTTCGTCTACGCCAAGGTGCAGCTGGGCGCTCCCGGGTGCCCGACGCGTGCCGCCACCCTCCACGGCATCCACAAACGAACGCCCCGTTATCCCGGTGTCCTCGATCTCCTGGTGAATAAGGTGGTTTATTGCCCCCAAGCCCACGGGGTCCCCTGGGCCCGGCACAGCTTTTTGGGGGGACTCGTGCGCCTCGAAACGGGGGATGAGGTCTTCACCCGGGTGCAGGCACCCGAGTTGGTGCGGGCGGTGGATGGCACCCGTTCTTATTTTGGGATGTTTATGGTGTAA